The Astyanax mexicanus isolate ESR-SI-001 chromosome 7, AstMex3_surface, whole genome shotgun sequence genome has a window encoding:
- the LOC103041049 gene encoding gamma-aminobutyric acid receptor subunit pi, with amino-acid sequence MMTLIPSWFTLFVFILFNRIFENSLLSAEVKEGEILPPTIQKLMKGYNKYLRPFFDNGPVTVGMSLDIASIDTISEINMDYTATIFLRQRWTDERLVFEGNKSLSLDGRLVELLWVPDTFIVDSKKSFLHDITVENRLIRIFPNGTVLYALRITTTVACNMDLTKYPMDKQTCTLQLESWGYNVNDVMFYWTRGNESVSGLDTLRLAQYTVEDHYTSVSEAVYETGNYPKLVFHFELKRSILYFILETYVPSSLLVVLSWVSFWISQSSVPARICIGVTTVLTMTTLMMGARTSLPNANCFIKAIDVYLGICFSFIFGALIEYAVAHFCTLHHPDCNNALMYGGHHMDCEDDMNGIVTTIASNSSRSKRRKDTPTPAPATTPTGEPPTGAVPCSPPTPEDKPAETLTEPLNRCIKTLSLIRRILRSVNCCHIKNPHYIDNYSRVTFPLSFVLVNLLYWTYYLYF; translated from the exons GATCTTTGAGAACTCGCTACTGAGCGCTGAGGTGAAGGAAGGAGAGATTCTGCCTCCCACCATCCAGAAGCTGATGAAAGGATACAACAAGTACCTCAGGCCTTTCTTTGACA ATGGGCCGGTCACTGTGGGGATGAGTTTGGATATTGCCAGCATTGACACTATATCAGAGATCAACATG GACTACACAGCCACCATATTTCTCCGGCAGCGCTGGACAGACGAGAGGCTCGTGTTTGAAGGCAATAAGAGCTTGAGTCTGGATGGGCGTCTGGTGGAGCTGTTGTGGGTTCCAGATACCTTCATTGTGGACTCTAAGAAGTCCTTCCTTCATGACATCACTGTGGAGAACCGACTGATTAGAATCTTCCCCAATGGAACTGTGCTTTACGCTTTACG GATCACCACAACAGTGGCCTGCAACATGGATTTGACTAAATACCCCATGGATAAGCAGACATGCACCCTACAACTGGAAAGCT GGGGATATAACGTCAATGATGTGATGTTTTACTGGACCAGAGGAAATGAATCTGTCAGTGGGTTGGATACTCTGCGTCTGGCTCAGTACACTGTAGAGGATCATTACACTTCGGTTTCAGAGGCAGTGTATGAGACAG GTAACTACCCGAAACTCGTCTTCCACTTCGAGCTGAAGAGAAGCATCCTGTACTTCATCCTGGAAACCTATGTGCCCTCCAGTCTGCTTGTGGTCCTGTCTTGGGTGTCCTTCTGGATCAGCCAGTCATCAGTGCCAGCTCGCATATGTATAG GAGTGACCACAGTCTTAACAATGACCACGCTGATGATGGGAGCAAGGACATCTCTACCCAATGCCAACTGCTTCATCAAGGCCATCGATGTGTATCTGGGaatttgtttcagtttcatcttcggGGCATTGATAGAGTACGCTGTGGCTCACTTCTGCACACTCCACCACCCAGACTGCAACAATGCACTTATG TATGGTGGACACCACATGGACTGCGAAGATGATATGAATGGGATTGTAACGACAATTGCCAGCAATTCCAGCCGATCTAAGCGGCGCAAGGATACTCCAACCCCGGCTCCTGCCACGACCCCTACTGGAGAGCCCCCTACTGGAGCCGTACCCTGCAGCCCTCCCACCCCGGAGGATAAGCCTGCAGAGACCCTGACGGAGCCCCTGAACCGCTGTATCAAAACTCTGTCCCTCATAAGACGAATACTGCGCTCTGTGAACTGCTGTCATATAAAGAATCCACATTATATAGACAATTATTCTCGCGTTACGTTTCCACTCTCCTTCGTCTTAGTGAACCTGCTCTACTGGACTTACTACTTGTACTTCTAA